In Aegilops tauschii subsp. strangulata cultivar AL8/78 chromosome 3, Aet v6.0, whole genome shotgun sequence, one genomic interval encodes:
- the LOC109749869 gene encoding UDP-glycosyltransferase 88F3, which yields MEGTTANKTMISARKPRVMLYSSPLMGHLVPMIELAKLFAARGLAITVVLMDPPYDTGATGPFLAGVSAANPSISFHRLQQVKLLESDDSVMPALAFARLSNPHLRDFLAGASPDFLVVDFFCSAAMDVAAELDIPAYFFSTSGAQILAFFMHLTVLHGKSTRSFREMGEELVHVPGITPFPATHSIQPLMDRDGASYQALLNVSLDLFRSQGIFINTFRSLEPRAMDTILAGLSAPAGLSTPPVYCIGPLVKSEEVGMKRGDECLAWLDTQPKASVVFLCFGSLGRFSAEQTREVATGLEASGQRFLWVVRSPPSDDTTTEPDLDVLLPKGFLDRTKGRGLVVKSWAPQGDVLAHHAVGSFVTHCGWNSVLESTMAGVPMLAWPLYAEQKMNAVFLEKEMELAVAMEGYDKEVVEAKEIAKKVRWMMDSEGGRVLRERTLAVMRQANEALLEGGESEATMTGFVDAWVKA from the coding sequence ATGGAAGGCACCACAGCCAACAAGACCATGATCAGTGCCCGGAAGCCGCGGGTGATGCTCTACTCCTCCCCACTCATGGGGCACCTCGTCCCCATGATCGAGCTCGCCAAGCTCTTCGCCGCCCGTGGGCTAGCCATCACGGTCGTCCTCATGGACCCGCCGTACGATACCGGCGCTACGGGCCCCTTCCTCGCCGGTGTCTCCGCAGCCAACCCCTCCATTTCTTTCCATCGCCTGCAACAGGTCAAGCTCCTGGAGTCTGACGACTCCGTGATGCCAGCCTTGGCATTCGCCCGCCTCTCCAACCCGCACCTACGTGACTTCCTCGCTGGCGCTTCTCCGGACTTCCTCGTGGTGGACTTCTTCTGCAGTGCCGCCATGGACGTAGCCGCGGAACTCGACATCCCCGCCTACTTCTTCTCCACCTCCGGCGCCCAGATCCTGGCTTTCTTTATGCACCTCACGGTTCTGCACGGGAAAAGCACGAGGAGCTTCCGGGAAATGGGCGAAGAACTCGTGCACGTCCCGGGGATCACCCCGTTTCCGGCGACGCACTCCATCCAGCCACTCATGGATCGTGACGGTGCGTCCTACCAGGCATTACTAAATGTGAGCCTCGACCTGTTCCGATCACAGGGCATCTTCATCAACACCTTCCGCTCGCTGGAGCCTCGTGCCATGGACACCATCCTCGCCGGGCTCTCCGCCCCAGCTGGCCTCTCGACGCCCCCAGTCTACTGCATTGGGCCGCTAGTCAAGTCAGAGGAGGTGGGAATGAAGCGTGGAGACGAGTGCCTCGCATGGTTGGACACGCAACCCAAGGCCAGTGTGGTGTTCCTGTGCTTTGGCAGCCTCGGCCGTTTCAGCGCCGAACAAACCAGGGAAGTGGCAACCGGGCTGGAGGCTAGTGGACAAAGGTTCCTCTGGGTCGTGCGGAGCCCGCCGAGCGACGACACGACTACAGAGCCGGACTTGGATGTGCTGCTTCCGAAGGGTTTCCTGGACCGGACCAAGGGCAGGGGCCTCGTCGTGAAGTCATGGGCACCACAAGGTGATGTTCTAGCACATCATGCCGTGGGAAGTTTTGTGACACACTGCGGGTGGAACTCGGTGCTCGAGTCTACTATGGCAGGTGTGCCTATGCTGGCCTGGCCATTGTACGCGGAGCAAAAGATGAATGCGGTGTTCCTCGAGAAAGAGATGGAGTTGGCTGTCGCGATGGAAGGGTACGAcaaggaggtggtggaggcaaaGGAGATTGCCAAAAAGGTCAGGTGGATGATGGATTCGGAGGGCGGGAGGGTG